The following are from one region of the Ischnura elegans chromosome X, ioIscEleg1.1, whole genome shotgun sequence genome:
- the LOC124171663 gene encoding atypical protein kinase C isoform X5 has protein sequence MPCQGEDRSIYRRGARRWRKLYRVNGHNFQAKRFNRRAFCAFCQDRIWGLGRQGFKCVQCKLLVHKKCHKLVQRPCSDERVEPIVNENANGEVVPVAPAPEAASVISKDLPEVSDVGDDSVPVEDPSKEEEALEPEGQRQYSLNDFDLIRVIGRGSYAKVLMVELKKTRRIYAMKVIKKALVTDDEDIDWVQTEKHVFETASNHPFLVGLHSCFQTPSRLFFVIEFVRGGDLMFHMQRQRRLPEEHARFYAAEISLALNFLHEKGIIYRDLKLDNVLLDHEGHIKLTDYGMCKEGIRPGDTTSTFCGTPNYIAPEILRGEDYGFSVDWWALGVLLYEMLAGRSPFDIAGASENPDQNTEDYLFQVILDKTIRIPRSLSVKAASVLKGFLNKSPVDRLGCHPESGFLDIANHSFFKSIDWEMLERKQVAPPHRPRLESDRDLANFPPEFTDEPVHLTPDDIRVIDKIDQTEFEGFEYVNPLLMSMEDCV, from the exons GAAGTATATACAGACGAGGAGCCAGGAGATGGCGCAAGCTGTATAGAGTAAATGGACACAACTTCCAGGCTAAAAGATTTAATAGG AGGGCCTTCTGTGCATTCTGTCAAGACCGCATCTGGGGGTTAGGACGTCAAGGATTTAAATGTGTCCAGTGTAAACTTCTAGTGCATAAGAAATGCCATAAATTGGTGCAGAGACCTTGCAGTGATGAGCGTGTAGAACCAATTGTCAATGAAAATGCAAATGGTGAAGTGGTCCCTGTTG ccCCAGCTCCTGAAGCTGCATCAGTAATATCAAAAGATCTTCCTGAGGTTTCTGATGTCGGAGATGATTCTGTGCCAGTTGAAGACCCATCAAAAG AAGAAGAAGCCCTAGAACCAGAGGGTCAGCGTCAGTATTCATTGAATGACTTTGATTTGATTCGAGTCATTGGACGTGGCAGCTATGCTAAGGTTTTAATGGTTGAGCtgaaaaaaacacgaagaatataTGCAATGAAAGTGATCAAGAAAGCTCTTGTTACTGATGATGAG GACATTGACTGGGTCCAGACAGAGAAACATGTGTTTGAAACTGCTTCCAATCATCCATTCCTTGTCGGCCTACATTCCTGTTTCCAGACTCCAAGCCGGCTCTTTTTTGTTATCGAGTTTGTTCGTGGGGGTGACCTTATGTTTCACATGCAGAGGCAAAGACGCCTTCCTGAAGAGCATGCTCGTTTCTATGCTGCAGAAATATCCCTGGCTCTGAACTTCCTGCATGAGAAAG GAATAATTTATCGTGACCTGAAACTTGACAATGTGCTACTGGACCATGAAGGTCACATTAAACTTACTGACTATGGGATGTGTAAGGAAGGCATCAGACCTGGAGATACCACGTCCACATTTTGTGGCACACCTAATTACATAGCTCCAGAGATTCTACGTGGGGAGGACTATGGATTCAG TGTGGACTGGTGGGCCTTGGGTGTGCTTTTATATGAGATGTTGGCTGGTAGGAGTCCGTTTGATATAGCGGGTGCTTCAGAAAATCCTGACCAGAACACAGAGGACTATCTCTTTCAAG TTATTTTGGATAAGACCATCCGTATCCCACGCTCTCTATCTGTGAAAGCTGCTTCAGTCTTGAAAGGTTTCCTGAACAAAAGTCCTGTGGACCGATTGGGCTGCCATCCTGAGTCTGGATTCTTGGACATAGCAAATCATTCCTTCTTTAAGAGTATAGATTGGGAAATG ctggAGCGGAAGCAAGTGGCACCACCCCATCGGCCAAGATTAGAATCTGATCGTGATTTGGCCAATTTCCCACCAGAATTCACTGATGAGCCTGTACATTTAACCCCTGATGACat ACGTGTCATTGACAAGATTGATCAGACTGAGTTTGAGGGCTTCGAGTATGTCAATCCACTCCTAATGTCAATGGAGGACTGTGTTTAA
- the LOC124171663 gene encoding atypical protein kinase C isoform X4, with product MGIVFPNIPEAPGMPCQGEDRSIYRRGARRWRKLYRVNGHNFQAKRFNRRAFCAFCQDRIWGLGRQGFKCVQCKLLVHKKCHKLVQRPCSDERVEPIVNENANGEVVPVAPAPEAASVISKDLPEVSDVGDDSVPVEDPSKEEEALEPEGQRQYSLNDFDLIRVIGRGSYAKVLMVELKKTRRIYAMKVIKKALVTDDEDIDWVQTEKHVFETASNHPFLVGLHSCFQTPSRLFFVIEFVRGGDLMFHMQRQRRLPEEHARFYAAEISLALNFLHEKGIIYRDLKLDNVLLDHEGHIKLTDYGMCKEGIRPGDTTSTFCGTPNYIAPEILRGEDYGFSVDWWALGVLLYEMLAGRSPFDIAGASENPDQNTEDYLFQVILDKTIRIPRSLSVKAASVLKGFLNKSPVDRLGCHPESGFLDIANHSFFKSIDWEMLERKQVAPPHRPRLESDRDLANFPPEFTDEPVHLTPDDIRVIDKIDQTEFEGFEYVNPLLMSMEDCV from the exons GAAGTATATACAGACGAGGAGCCAGGAGATGGCGCAAGCTGTATAGAGTAAATGGACACAACTTCCAGGCTAAAAGATTTAATAGG AGGGCCTTCTGTGCATTCTGTCAAGACCGCATCTGGGGGTTAGGACGTCAAGGATTTAAATGTGTCCAGTGTAAACTTCTAGTGCATAAGAAATGCCATAAATTGGTGCAGAGACCTTGCAGTGATGAGCGTGTAGAACCAATTGTCAATGAAAATGCAAATGGTGAAGTGGTCCCTGTTG ccCCAGCTCCTGAAGCTGCATCAGTAATATCAAAAGATCTTCCTGAGGTTTCTGATGTCGGAGATGATTCTGTGCCAGTTGAAGACCCATCAAAAG AAGAAGAAGCCCTAGAACCAGAGGGTCAGCGTCAGTATTCATTGAATGACTTTGATTTGATTCGAGTCATTGGACGTGGCAGCTATGCTAAGGTTTTAATGGTTGAGCtgaaaaaaacacgaagaatataTGCAATGAAAGTGATCAAGAAAGCTCTTGTTACTGATGATGAG GACATTGACTGGGTCCAGACAGAGAAACATGTGTTTGAAACTGCTTCCAATCATCCATTCCTTGTCGGCCTACATTCCTGTTTCCAGACTCCAAGCCGGCTCTTTTTTGTTATCGAGTTTGTTCGTGGGGGTGACCTTATGTTTCACATGCAGAGGCAAAGACGCCTTCCTGAAGAGCATGCTCGTTTCTATGCTGCAGAAATATCCCTGGCTCTGAACTTCCTGCATGAGAAAG GAATAATTTATCGTGACCTGAAACTTGACAATGTGCTACTGGACCATGAAGGTCACATTAAACTTACTGACTATGGGATGTGTAAGGAAGGCATCAGACCTGGAGATACCACGTCCACATTTTGTGGCACACCTAATTACATAGCTCCAGAGATTCTACGTGGGGAGGACTATGGATTCAG TGTGGACTGGTGGGCCTTGGGTGTGCTTTTATATGAGATGTTGGCTGGTAGGAGTCCGTTTGATATAGCGGGTGCTTCAGAAAATCCTGACCAGAACACAGAGGACTATCTCTTTCAAG TTATTTTGGATAAGACCATCCGTATCCCACGCTCTCTATCTGTGAAAGCTGCTTCAGTCTTGAAAGGTTTCCTGAACAAAAGTCCTGTGGACCGATTGGGCTGCCATCCTGAGTCTGGATTCTTGGACATAGCAAATCATTCCTTCTTTAAGAGTATAGATTGGGAAATG ctggAGCGGAAGCAAGTGGCACCACCCCATCGGCCAAGATTAGAATCTGATCGTGATTTGGCCAATTTCCCACCAGAATTCACTGATGAGCCTGTACATTTAACCCCTGATGACat ACGTGTCATTGACAAGATTGATCAGACTGAGTTTGAGGGCTTCGAGTATGTCAATCCACTCCTAATGTCAATGGAGGACTGTGTTTAA
- the LOC124171663 gene encoding atypical protein kinase C isoform X3 → MAWGYWSAAAGSECGRSPRREAARRPAPPDEHPVFPNIPEAPGMPCQGEDRSIYRRGARRWRKLYRVNGHNFQAKRFNRRAFCAFCQDRIWGLGRQGFKCVQCKLLVHKKCHKLVQRPCSDERVEPIVNENANGEVVPVAPAPEAASVISKDLPEVSDVGDDSVPVEDPSKEEEALEPEGQRQYSLNDFDLIRVIGRGSYAKVLMVELKKTRRIYAMKVIKKALVTDDEDIDWVQTEKHVFETASNHPFLVGLHSCFQTPSRLFFVIEFVRGGDLMFHMQRQRRLPEEHARFYAAEISLALNFLHEKGIIYRDLKLDNVLLDHEGHIKLTDYGMCKEGIRPGDTTSTFCGTPNYIAPEILRGEDYGFSVDWWALGVLLYEMLAGRSPFDIAGASENPDQNTEDYLFQVILDKTIRIPRSLSVKAASVLKGFLNKSPVDRLGCHPESGFLDIANHSFFKSIDWEMLERKQVAPPHRPRLESDRDLANFPPEFTDEPVHLTPDDIRVIDKIDQTEFEGFEYVNPLLMSMEDCV, encoded by the exons GAAGTATATACAGACGAGGAGCCAGGAGATGGCGCAAGCTGTATAGAGTAAATGGACACAACTTCCAGGCTAAAAGATTTAATAGG AGGGCCTTCTGTGCATTCTGTCAAGACCGCATCTGGGGGTTAGGACGTCAAGGATTTAAATGTGTCCAGTGTAAACTTCTAGTGCATAAGAAATGCCATAAATTGGTGCAGAGACCTTGCAGTGATGAGCGTGTAGAACCAATTGTCAATGAAAATGCAAATGGTGAAGTGGTCCCTGTTG ccCCAGCTCCTGAAGCTGCATCAGTAATATCAAAAGATCTTCCTGAGGTTTCTGATGTCGGAGATGATTCTGTGCCAGTTGAAGACCCATCAAAAG AAGAAGAAGCCCTAGAACCAGAGGGTCAGCGTCAGTATTCATTGAATGACTTTGATTTGATTCGAGTCATTGGACGTGGCAGCTATGCTAAGGTTTTAATGGTTGAGCtgaaaaaaacacgaagaatataTGCAATGAAAGTGATCAAGAAAGCTCTTGTTACTGATGATGAG GACATTGACTGGGTCCAGACAGAGAAACATGTGTTTGAAACTGCTTCCAATCATCCATTCCTTGTCGGCCTACATTCCTGTTTCCAGACTCCAAGCCGGCTCTTTTTTGTTATCGAGTTTGTTCGTGGGGGTGACCTTATGTTTCACATGCAGAGGCAAAGACGCCTTCCTGAAGAGCATGCTCGTTTCTATGCTGCAGAAATATCCCTGGCTCTGAACTTCCTGCATGAGAAAG GAATAATTTATCGTGACCTGAAACTTGACAATGTGCTACTGGACCATGAAGGTCACATTAAACTTACTGACTATGGGATGTGTAAGGAAGGCATCAGACCTGGAGATACCACGTCCACATTTTGTGGCACACCTAATTACATAGCTCCAGAGATTCTACGTGGGGAGGACTATGGATTCAG TGTGGACTGGTGGGCCTTGGGTGTGCTTTTATATGAGATGTTGGCTGGTAGGAGTCCGTTTGATATAGCGGGTGCTTCAGAAAATCCTGACCAGAACACAGAGGACTATCTCTTTCAAG TTATTTTGGATAAGACCATCCGTATCCCACGCTCTCTATCTGTGAAAGCTGCTTCAGTCTTGAAAGGTTTCCTGAACAAAAGTCCTGTGGACCGATTGGGCTGCCATCCTGAGTCTGGATTCTTGGACATAGCAAATCATTCCTTCTTTAAGAGTATAGATTGGGAAATG ctggAGCGGAAGCAAGTGGCACCACCCCATCGGCCAAGATTAGAATCTGATCGTGATTTGGCCAATTTCCCACCAGAATTCACTGATGAGCCTGTACATTTAACCCCTGATGACat ACGTGTCATTGACAAGATTGATCAGACTGAGTTTGAGGGCTTCGAGTATGTCAATCCACTCCTAATGTCAATGGAGGACTGTGTTTAA